Proteins found in one candidate division WOR-3 bacterium genomic segment:
- a CDS encoding M6 family metalloprotease domain-containing protein yields the protein MKLRLLFVLISGMALAMPPRPGFSGPEPVFPVGVEVPGPNKLKGYDFCETVTILMQFPDNQADTMEHSAARFDSMLYSVGVYNNQPYRAGSLNDFFLENSYGQYSVRGGIAGNRWFMSRYNYSSYYDGNYLLSTGGRLARENLQQVDSFIDFREFDLNNDGHIDAMFMVHAGADGADNGDVNCLWSHAIPNFNYRTDDGVIIDGVTNVPEFAMVTEARETTLCCIAVMCHELGHLVGLPDLYDQSRRTWGIGYWGLMGYGAWGAGGNTPWSPSHMEAWSKVEAGFVEPVVITHDTFGLRILDVETNPVVYKVWREGRDCDTCFLLENRQRRGFDALLPGSGLLIWHIDPYYSAAHNRVDLEEDSTYHLDRGSGTRPDPHIYHEELGDTSDPLPGIWNRTTFDNWSNPSSKARNNQPTWVSVRNIREIGDTIICDITFDSSQVDVEEKGGGIRLIRVKPNPFTSKTEIKLENVGPALVEIFGSDGRRVWQGLVKQHIVWNGSDLQGKRLPGGVYLVQTNGFRAKVLIQR from the coding sequence ATGAAATTGAGGCTGTTGTTTGTTTTGATATCGGGCATGGCGCTGGCAATGCCACCAAGACCGGGTTTTTCCGGACCGGAGCCGGTTTTTCCTGTGGGTGTGGAAGTTCCCGGTCCGAACAAACTCAAGGGTTATGATTTTTGTGAGACGGTGACCATTCTGATGCAGTTTCCTGATAACCAGGCGGACACAATGGAACATTCTGCTGCAAGGTTTGACTCGATGCTCTATTCGGTCGGTGTCTATAACAATCAGCCGTACCGGGCAGGAAGCCTGAATGACTTTTTTCTTGAGAACTCCTATGGTCAATATTCGGTCCGGGGCGGGATTGCTGGTAACCGGTGGTTTATGTCAAGGTATAACTACTCCAGTTATTATGATGGCAATTATCTGCTTTCCACCGGCGGGCGTCTGGCAAGGGAGAATCTCCAGCAGGTTGATTCCTTTATTGATTTCCGGGAGTTTGACCTTAATAATGACGGGCATATTGATGCGATGTTTATGGTCCATGCCGGTGCGGATGGGGCTGATAATGGTGATGTGAACTGTCTCTGGTCCCATGCGATTCCTAATTTCAATTACCGGACAGATGATGGCGTGATAATTGATGGGGTAACAAATGTGCCGGAGTTTGCTATGGTGACCGAGGCACGGGAGACAACCCTTTGCTGTATTGCGGTGATGTGCCATGAGCTTGGGCATCTGGTAGGCTTGCCCGACCTTTATGACCAGTCCCGGCGCACCTGGGGTATTGGTTACTGGGGTTTGATGGGTTATGGGGCGTGGGGTGCGGGTGGAAATACGCCCTGGAGCCCATCACATATGGAGGCATGGAGCAAGGTTGAAGCAGGTTTTGTTGAGCCGGTGGTGATTACCCATGACACCTTCGGGTTGAGAATCTTAGATGTTGAGACCAATCCGGTTGTATATAAGGTCTGGCGCGAGGGCAGAGACTGCGACACCTGCTTTCTCCTTGAAAACAGGCAGAGGAGGGGTTTTGATGCGCTGCTGCCAGGTTCAGGTCTTTTAATCTGGCATATTGACCCCTATTACAGTGCCGCGCATAACCGGGTTGATTTGGAGGAGGACTCCACCTATCACCTTGACCGTGGGAGTGGCACAAGACCGGACCCGCATATTTATCACGAGGAGCTGGGCGATACCTCAGACCCTTTGCCTGGAATCTGGAACCGGACAACTTTTGACAACTGGTCAAACCCTTCAAGTAAGGCCAGGAACAATCAACCCACTTGGGTGAGTGTGCGTAATATTCGGGAGATAGGGGATACCATCATCTGTGACATTACCTTTGATTCCAGTCAGGTTGATGTTGAGGAAAAAGGAGGAGGGATAAGGTTAATAAGAGTTAAGCCCAATCCGTTTACCAGCAAAACTGAAATCAAGTTAGAGAATGTTGGACCTGCCCTTGTTGAGATTTTTGGCAGTGATGGTAGGCGGGTCTGGCAGGGTCTGGTTAAACAACACATAGTCTGGAACGGCTCAGATTTGCAGGGAAAAAGGTTGCCTGGAGGTGTCTATCTTGTGCAGACAAATGGGTTCAGGGCAAAGGTGCTGATTCAGCGTTAA